Sequence from the Pseudomonas sp. 7SR1 genome:
CTGGACACCGGCAACAGCTCGGTACCGCTGCGATCCGGCGAGGAGTCGAGCTTGATGCCCATCAATCCCCGGGCATCCAGGCCGAACCCCACCGTGCCGGGGGTGAATCCCGACTCCACGTTCATGATCACCCCTTGGGCCCACTCCCTGGCGGCGGTCTTGGCGCCGTCATCCTTGTAGTCGCGATCCATGTAGTAATTGCGCAGTGTCAGGGTGCCATGGCTGTCGTCGATCAATCCTTGGGCTGACGCGGTGACCGAAGACAGGCTCAGCCCGAAACAGGCCAGCAGATGAGCGAAACGTGTGACAGGGGCCGCTACACAAGCGCCCCGGGCAAGATTGGGCATGTTCGACGTCCATTATTGTTGTTGTTTTGTTCGCACCCCTCCGGCTGGAAGGGATGCCGGACAAGAGAATGGAAACCCCTCGGCATTCTCGTCAATCCAGAATGACCGATAATCGAACATTAATATCGTTAACTTGTTTTGCCGTTTTAGTGCCTTTTTCCCTCAAGGCCATGATTTAACGGAAAAAATATCGATTTCCAGCCCGTTTCTTCAGGCCATTCATTTTTTAGTTAGCTTTGTTAATCTAAATCCCGCTGCCTCGCCGGCTCCATCACCGGCCCCCGACAAAAACAATAAGAGGACTTGTCATGAACCATCCGGCGCGTCGTGCAACGCTGACCATTGCCTTGTGTTTCATCGTTGCGTTGATCGAAGGTTTCGACCTGCAATCGGCCGGCACCGCTGCCGCCGGTCTGCGACAGACGTTTGCCCTGGACCCGAAAATGATGGGCTGGGTATTCAGCGCCGGCATCATCGGGCTGCTGCCAGGCGCCTTCTTCGGCGGCTGGATCGCCGATCGCATCGGCCGCAAGAAAATCCTGGTGGGTGCGGTGCTGCTGTTCGGGGTCTTTTCCCTCGGCACAGCCCATGTCGAAAACGTATCCAGCCTGCTGCTGGTGCGCTTCATGACAGGCCTGGGCCTTGGCGCCGCCCTGCCCAACCTCATTGCCCTGTGTGCCGAGGCGGTGGGCGAACAGCGACGCGGCACCGCCATCAGCGTGATGTACGCAGGCGTTCCGCTGGGAGGAGCGCTGGCGGCAGTGGTCGCCATGCTGTCGGGCGAACATTGGCAGATGACGTTTTTCATCGGCGGCCTGGCGCCGCTGCTGGTGGTGCCATTGATGTTGCTGTGGCTGCCGGAATCCAGTGCCTTTCGCCAGGCACGGGCTGCTGGCCCGCAAACTCGCGGCTCCACTGGCCAGGCGCTGTTCGGTGAGGGTCGCAGCCGGACCACCCTGTCCCTCTGGATGAGTTACTTCTTCACCCTGACGGTGATGTACATGTTGCTCAACTGGCTGCCTTCGTTGCTGCTGGAACAAGGTTTCAGCAAGCCCCAGGCCGGCCTGGTACAGATGCTGTTCAACATTGGCGGTACCCTCGGGTCGTTGCTCGGTGGTTGGTTGCTGGACCGCTGCAACGGCATCAAGGTGGTGCTGTTCGTCTATGCCGGCTTGTTGAGCGCACTGGCCGGAGTGGGTTTTTCGGTCGGCATCGTGCCGATGACCATCGCCGGATTCGCCGCCGGACTGTTCGTGATGGCGGCGCAACTGGTGCTCTATGCGTTGGCGCCGCCCTCCTACCCCACCGCCGTGCGGGCGACAGGCGTCGGGGCGGCGGTGGCCATCGGGCGCCTGGGCTCGGTGGCAGGCCCCTTGGCCGCCGGGCAGATCCTGGCGGCCGGCGCAGGAACGACCGGCGTCCTGTTGGCGACGTCCCCCGGATTGGTGATCGCCGCCCTGGCGGCCATCGGTGTGATGACCCGCGCGGTGTCGGCAGGTGAGGTGCAAGCCGCGCGCTGACAAGGAGGCAGGACGAGGGCCGATGGAGTCAATCCGTGGTGCTGGCCGCCAGCACGCTCAAGGTGCGGCGCCGGGGATTCCAGATACTGAGGCACCACACGCCCCACCACTCCAGCCCATCTTCGAAGTAATTGCTCCAGGGATCACGTGCCGGATCGGGCTCGTCGCTGGCCAGCCAGTCGAGGTTGAAGTTGTCGACCCAGGTCAGCACCTCGGCCCCCTCCTCGAGCCCGAGCACATCGAGCCAGTCCTTGAACAGCGCCTGTGGGCTGTCGTCGACGAAGCGAGTGCCGTAGGGCGGCTCGCAAAATGCTTCGTACAAGGCAAAAGGCGGCGGGTCGTGCGCCGCCTTGTCGGCATGCAGGAGTTGCTCGATCTCTTGCCGGTCCAGGGGCCTGGGCCTGGCCTTGTCCAGATCCCAGCGCATATCGGGAGGCGTGGCGCCGGCAAACCGAGGATCAAGGATCAACTGGCGATGGCGCTCCAGCCACAGGTTCATGATGGACCGGAACAGCAGGTCCACCGCCTCGCGGTGGAGCGCTGGGGTGACCGCCTCACCCGGTTCGGGAGCGAGCACCAGGAAATCGAAGGCGCAGCCGGCCTTTTCCATCCGCTGGCGCAAGGCGGCGCTGGCTTGCCTTTCAACCACATTCAACATGACGGGCTTCCTCAACCTTTGACACACACCACCTGACGCAAGGTGTGCACGACCTCGACCAGCTCACGCTGGGCGTGCATGACCTGATCGATATCCTTGTACGCCATGGGGATCTCATCGATCACCGCCTCATCCTTGCGGCACTCCACATGAGCGGTGGCGCGAACCTGGTCTTCGACGCTGAAGCGTTTTTTCGCCTGGGTGCGGCTCATGACCCGGCCCGCGCCATGGCTGCAGGAGCAGAACGATTGCTCGTTGCCCAGCCCCCGGACGATAAAGCTCTTGGC
This genomic interval carries:
- the mhpT gene encoding 3-(3-hydroxy-phenyl)propionate transporter MhpT, producing the protein MNHPARRATLTIALCFIVALIEGFDLQSAGTAAAGLRQTFALDPKMMGWVFSAGIIGLLPGAFFGGWIADRIGRKKILVGAVLLFGVFSLGTAHVENVSSLLLVRFMTGLGLGAALPNLIALCAEAVGEQRRGTAISVMYAGVPLGGALAAVVAMLSGEHWQMTFFIGGLAPLLVVPLMLLWLPESSAFRQARAAGPQTRGSTGQALFGEGRSRTTLSLWMSYFFTLTVMYMLLNWLPSLLLEQGFSKPQAGLVQMLFNIGGTLGSLLGGWLLDRCNGIKVVLFVYAGLLSALAGVGFSVGIVPMTIAGFAAGLFVMAAQLVLYALAPPSYPTAVRATGVGAAVAIGRLGSVAGPLAAGQILAAGAGTTGVLLATSPGLVIAALAAIGVMTRAVSAGEVQAAR